A genomic region of Chelmon rostratus isolate fCheRos1 chromosome 8, fCheRos1.pri, whole genome shotgun sequence contains the following coding sequences:
- the LOC121609951 gene encoding uncharacterized protein LOC121609951 isoform X2 produces the protein MERDANARTHEYQRMVADRDKEIQRLECRLKEIEYELQLLRRQGCTCGMLEEETASHSLVGSQPSCDAHKAEQSGFEPNLIGTEMTAGQQECEMSISLGLFARPPSHVSSQSHESALPSSPSRMGLDQSCTSHSSESSGGSESARNPPTSPCSLVVKEEPCDIDTVLIKWEMSEERFGAHQESSGSPCQDKESPSVKKKQESRERRKFREKPHADPDGHYVPEGENLRNKKKSVPMSELPEEAQRLKRAAWRAASRRYYARKIARQQANPSRSGPLPHITDLRYSQPTSLEDKRRRTLISELPDETQMLQREAWRAASRRYYARKTARHQTEPTQYVQLLQNMEPSEETLGGNRGGSHTNSGGIMCS, from the exons atggagagagatgcaAA TGCCAGGACTCATGAGTACCAACGGATGGTGGCCGACAGGGACAAAGAGATCCAGCGGCTGGAGTGCAGGCTGAAAGAGATCGAGTACGAGCTGCAGTTGCTGCGCCGACAAGGATGCACCTGCGGGATGCTTGAAGAAGAGACGGCCTCACACAGCCTCGTCGGCTCGCAGCCCTCTTGTGACGCACACaaggcagagcagagcgggTTTGAACCAAACCTCATCGGCACTGAGATGACAGCAGGGCAGCAGGAGTGTGAAATGAGCATCTCTT tggGCCTTTTTGCAAGACCCCCCTCACACGTCTCCTCTCAAAGCCACGAGTCGGCTCTTCCGTCATCCCCCAGCAGAATGGGTCTGGACCAGAGCTGCACCTCCCACTCCTCAGAGTCCTCAGGTGGATCGGAGTCCGCCAGGAATCCGCCCACTTCTCCCTGCAGCCTGGTCGTCAAAGAGGAGCCGTGTGATATCGACACAGTCTTAATCAAGTGGGAAATGAGTGAAGAGCGATTCGGGGCGCATCAGGAGAGCTCAGGCAGTCCATGCCAGGACAAAGAGAGCCCCAGTGTAAAAA aaaaacaggagagcagagagagaagaaagttCAGGGAGAAACCTCACGCAGACCCAGATGGACATTACGTCCCGGAGGGAGAAAACCTGAG GAATAAGAAGAAGAGTGTGCCGATGTCCGAGTTGCCAGAGGAGGCTCAGAGATTGAAGAGGGCAGCCTGGAGAGCAGCTTCCAGGCGGTACTACGCTCGAAAAATAGCCCGCCAACAGGCAAACCCCTCACGCTCCGGGCCCCTTCCTCACATAACGGACTTGCGGTACTCACAACCCACGTCTTTAGAGGACAAGAGAAGGAGGACGCTGATATCGGAGTTACCCGACGAGACTCAGATGCTGCAGAGGGAGGCGTGGAGAGCCGCGTCCAGGAGGTACTACGCTCGGAAAACCGCTCGCCACCAGACCGAGCCCACACAGTACGTACAGCTGCTCCAGAACATGGAGCCGTCTGAAGAAACACTTGGAGGGAACAGAGGAGGATCCCACACCAACAGTGGAGGAATAATGTGTAGCTGA
- the LOC121609951 gene encoding uncharacterized protein LOC121609951 isoform X1, producing the protein MNLVKNRTLHPHLRDEEALVVENAIRLAIDSIINVLYGVNSARTHEYQRMVADRDKEIQRLECRLKEIEYELQLLRRQGCTCGMLEEETASHSLVGSQPSCDAHKAEQSGFEPNLIGTEMTAGQQECEMSISLGLFARPPSHVSSQSHESALPSSPSRMGLDQSCTSHSSESSGGSESARNPPTSPCSLVVKEEPCDIDTVLIKWEMSEERFGAHQESSGSPCQDKESPSVKKKQESRERRKFREKPHADPDGHYVPEGENLRNKKKSVPMSELPEEAQRLKRAAWRAASRRYYARKIARQQANPSRSGPLPHITDLRYSQPTSLEDKRRRTLISELPDETQMLQREAWRAASRRYYARKTARHQTEPTQYVQLLQNMEPSEETLGGNRGGSHTNSGGIMCS; encoded by the exons ATGAATTTGGTCAAAAACAGAACTTTGCACCCACACCTCCGCGACGAGGAAGCACTTGTGGTGGAAAACGCCATCCGGCTGGCGATAGACTCGATAATAAACGTGCTGTACGGTGTCAACAGTGCCAGGACTCATGAGTACCAACGGATGGTGGCCGACAGGGACAAAGAGATCCAGCGGCTGGAGTGCAGGCTGAAAGAGATCGAGTACGAGCTGCAGTTGCTGCGCCGACAAGGATGCACCTGCGGGATGCTTGAAGAAGAGACGGCCTCACACAGCCTCGTCGGCTCGCAGCCCTCTTGTGACGCACACaaggcagagcagagcgggTTTGAACCAAACCTCATCGGCACTGAGATGACAGCAGGGCAGCAGGAGTGTGAAATGAGCATCTCTT tggGCCTTTTTGCAAGACCCCCCTCACACGTCTCCTCTCAAAGCCACGAGTCGGCTCTTCCGTCATCCCCCAGCAGAATGGGTCTGGACCAGAGCTGCACCTCCCACTCCTCAGAGTCCTCAGGTGGATCGGAGTCCGCCAGGAATCCGCCCACTTCTCCCTGCAGCCTGGTCGTCAAAGAGGAGCCGTGTGATATCGACACAGTCTTAATCAAGTGGGAAATGAGTGAAGAGCGATTCGGGGCGCATCAGGAGAGCTCAGGCAGTCCATGCCAGGACAAAGAGAGCCCCAGTGTAAAAA aaaaacaggagagcagagagagaagaaagttCAGGGAGAAACCTCACGCAGACCCAGATGGACATTACGTCCCGGAGGGAGAAAACCTGAG GAATAAGAAGAAGAGTGTGCCGATGTCCGAGTTGCCAGAGGAGGCTCAGAGATTGAAGAGGGCAGCCTGGAGAGCAGCTTCCAGGCGGTACTACGCTCGAAAAATAGCCCGCCAACAGGCAAACCCCTCACGCTCCGGGCCCCTTCCTCACATAACGGACTTGCGGTACTCACAACCCACGTCTTTAGAGGACAAGAGAAGGAGGACGCTGATATCGGAGTTACCCGACGAGACTCAGATGCTGCAGAGGGAGGCGTGGAGAGCCGCGTCCAGGAGGTACTACGCTCGGAAAACCGCTCGCCACCAGACCGAGCCCACACAGTACGTACAGCTGCTCCAGAACATGGAGCCGTCTGAAGAAACACTTGGAGGGAACAGAGGAGGATCCCACACCAACAGTGGAGGAATAATGTGTAGCTGA